A portion of the Juglans microcarpa x Juglans regia isolate MS1-56 chromosome 1D, Jm3101_v1.0, whole genome shotgun sequence genome contains these proteins:
- the LOC121265059 gene encoding probable E3 ubiquitin-protein ligase ARI7: protein MDSEEDMHDANDIESPDDGFYSGEAEYTPLEYFCSDYYNYDDDDDADDDEDANFDFVEDDADDSADIISRRLEQNYTILKESDIRQHQEDDITRVSTVLSISRVASSILLRHFNWSVSNIHDAWFADEERVRKTVGLLEEPVFQFPNARELACGICFETFPRDGIKSAACGHPFCTVCWTGYIRTSINDGPGCLMLRCPDPSCGAAVGQDMINSLASDEDRERYSRYLLRSYIEDSKKTKWCPAPGCEYAVDFEAGDGNYDVNCLCSYGFCWNCTEEAHRPVDCGTVSKWILKNSAESENMNWILANSKPCPKCKRPIEKNQGCMHMTCTPPCKFEFCWLCLGAWQDHGERTGGFYACNRYEVAKQEGVYDEAERRREMAKNSLERYTHYYERWASNQLSRQKALADLHQMQTVHLEKLSDLQCTPESQLKFIIEAWMQIVECRRVLKWTYAYGYYLHEHEHAKKQFFEYLQGEAESGLERLHQCAEKELQQFLNAESKSSNDFNDFRTKLAGLTSVTRNYFENLVRALENGLSDVGTNGSCSKTTTSTKNGGSSKGRGGRVKGPTRTTTGSSKSADDNIYWSCEQCTYANVKSATRCEMCNQQRR, encoded by the exons ATGGACTCAGAGGAGGATATGCACGACGCCAACGACATCGAGTCCCCCGACGACGGCTTCTATAGCGGCGAGGCCGAGTATACCCCCCTGGAATACTTTTGCAGCGACTACTATAATtatgatgatgacgatgatgccGATGACGATGAAGACGCCAATTTCGACTTCGTCGAAGACGATGCGGATGATTCAGCTGATATCATTTCTCGGCGGCTTGAG caAAACTATACTATCTTAAAGGAATCTGATATACGGCAACATCAGGAGGATGATATCACAAGAGTATCCACTGTTCTTTCCATATCTCGAGTTGCTTCAAGCATCTTACTCCGGCACTTTAACTG GAGTGTTAGTAACATACATGATGCATGGTTTGCTGATGAAGAACGGGTCCGTAAAACTGTTGGGTTGCTAGAGGAGCCAGTTTTTCAATTTCCCAATGCTAGAGAA CTTGCATGTGGCATTTGTTTTGAAACCTTTCCTCGTGATGGCATTAAATCAGCTGCTTGTGGTCATCCATTTTGTACTGTATGCTGGACAG GGTACATCAGGACATCCATTAATGATGGTCCAGGATGTTTGATGCTGAGATGTCCTGATCCATCTTGTGGTGCTGCTGTTGGTCAAGATATGATCAATTCATTGGCTTCTGATGAGGACAGGGAGAGGTACTCACGATATCTTCTTCGGTCTTATATTGAAGACAGTAAGAAG ACCAAGTGGTGTCCTGCTCCAGGTTGTGAGTATGCTGTTGATTTTGAGGCTGGTGATGGAAACTATGATGTTAATTGCCTCTGCTCATATGGCTTTTGCTGGAAT TGTACGGAAGAAGCTCACCGGCCGGTGGACTGTGGTACCGTTTCAaagtggattttgaagaataGTGCCGAGTCTGAAAACATGAACTG GATACTAGCCAATTCCAAGCCCTGTCCTAAATGCAAGCGGCCGATTGAAAAGAACCAAGGGTGCATGCATATGACATGCACACCTCCctgtaaatttgaattttgcTG GCTGTGCCTAGGTGCATGGCAAGATCATGGTGAGAGGACAGGGGGCTTCTATGCTTGTAATCGTTACGAGGTTGCCAAGCAAGAGGGAGTG TATGATGAGGctgagagaagaagagaaatggcAAAGAATTCGTTGGAGAGATACACTCATTATTATGAACGTTGGGCAAGCAATCAATTG TCGAGGCAAAAAGCTTTGGCAGATTTACATCAAATGCAAACTGTGcat CTTGAGAAGCTTAGTGACCTACAGTGCACACCTGAGTCACAGCTCAAGTTCATTATAGAGGCCTGGATGCAG ATAGTTGAATGTAGGCGAGTGCTGAAATGGACTTATGCATATGGCTATTACCTACATGAGCATGAGCATGCTAAGAAACAGTTTTTCGAGTACTTGCAAG GTGAGGCAGAGTCTGGTTTGGAAAGGCTTCATCAATGTGCAGAGAAGGAACTACAACAGTTCCTAAATGCTGAGAGCAAATCATCAAATGATTTCAATGACTTCCGTACAAAGCTAGCTGGACTGACCAG TGTGACTAGGAATTACTTTGAGAATCTGGTTAGGGCATTAGAGAACGGTTTGTCAGATGTGGGCACCAATGGGTCTTGCAGCAAGACTACTACGAGCACAAAAAATGGAGGCTCCAGCAAGGGACGAGGCGGAAGGGTTAAAGGGCCAACTCGAACCACCACTGGTTCGAGCAAAAGTGCTGACGATAACATTTACTGGTCTTGTGAGCAATGTACGTATGCCAATGTCAAGTCCGCCACCAGATGTGAGATGTGCAACCAACAGCGACGGTGA